A genomic window from Equus caballus isolate H_3958 breed thoroughbred chromosome 5, TB-T2T, whole genome shotgun sequence includes:
- the LOC106783194 gene encoding cornifin-A, whose protein sequence is MSSQQQKQPCTPPPQPQQQQVKQPCQPPPQEPCAPKTKEPCHPKVPEPCHPKVPEPCPSKVIPEPGQQKTKQK, encoded by the coding sequence ATGAGTTCCCAGCAGCAGAAGCAGCCCTGCACACCACCCCCCCAGCCTCAGCAGCAGCAGGTGAAACAGCCCTGCCAGCCTCCACCCCAGGAACCATGTGCTCCCAAAACCAAGGAGCCCTGTCACCCCAAGGTTCCGGAGCCCTGCCACCCCAAAGTTCCAGAGCCGTGTccctcaaaggtcattccggagCCAGGTCAGCAGAAGACCAAGCAGAAGTAG